One genomic window of Metopolophium dirhodum isolate CAU chromosome 4, ASM1992520v1, whole genome shotgun sequence includes the following:
- the LOC132943222 gene encoding uncharacterized protein LOC132943222, whose product MDIQNEKHHVFNIRLANFIGLYQILDPGTIRFRGRNVYQIFVAFFVLYMAVISMALIVDCLHLLTYNMAMSLLDFFIATNSFYTCYKMWIVIYRSNDIWDCLSITRYGFTSFINRKRNGHDILDLWRSRSVWYTSLLASAYVSTVVIFTLGFLAFGNVLIPIKNHDGSIGNYRQNIINLYFLLSDETYNEYYTTFFVIEVWFSVAIVTFLVVFDTLLLTLCLAICCHMQMVSTAFESVNHKSLSDCSHSSSIDNNDEKQIISNKHDLIYDELIKIIMDHQAVIKKFELFLNIFERVMLSHIFVSSISLIILWFNLIMKIFNDSTLAIYGDTTIKTIVAIPTVLFQIFMACYLFESVHNQKDSIVYALYSSNWTEMDMKCKKLILLTMKLNNANQKTLRYTRTRVVNLEMFFKTMGHCYTVVSVLINCINLKND is encoded by the exons ATGGACATTCAGAACGAGAAGCACCATGTTTTCAACATCAGATTGGCGAATTTCATTGGATTATATCAAATCTTAGATCCCGGAACAATACGATTTCGAGGTCGAAACGTATACCAAATTTTCGTTGCGTTCTTTGTGCTGTACATGGCAGTTATATCGATGGCGTTGATCGTCGACTGTTTgcatttattgacttataatatGGCTATGAGTTTATTGGACTTTTTTATAGCAACAAACTCATTTTACACATGTTACAAGATGTGGATCGTCATTTACCGTTCGAACGACATATGGGACTGTCTGTCAATCACGCGGTACGGTTTTACGTCGTTTATCAACCGGAAGCGGAACGGACATGACATACTGGATCTTTGGCGATCGCGTTCAGTCTGGTACACCAGCTTGTTAGCCAGCGCGTATGTGTCGACGGTGGTAATTTTCACGTTAGGTTTTCTAGCTTTCGGTAACGTTCTAATACCGATCAAAAATCACGACGGTTCGATCGGAAATTACCGTCAgaacattataaatttgtattttctcTTATCTGACGAGACGTACAATGAATACTACACTACGTTTTTTGTTATCGAGGTGTGGTTCTCTGTCGCTATTGTAACATTTCTCGTTGTATTTGATACACTTTTGCTGACACTGTGCTTGGCTATATGCTGTCATATGCAAATGGTTAGCACTGCGTTCGAATCGGTCAACCACAAATCACTAAGTGACTGCTCTCATTCCTCTTCAATTG ATAACAacgatgaaaaacaaattatatctaataaacatgatttaatatatgatgaattaataaaaattattatggacCATCAAGCTGTTATTAA gaaatttgaattatttttaaatatatttgaacgaGTCATGTTGTCACACATTTTTGTTTCGTCGATTTCACTCATCATACtttggtttaatttaataatg aaaattttcAATGATAGTACATTAGCGATTTATGGCGATACGACAATAAAAACCATTGTGGCAATTCCTACAGTcttgtttcaaatatttatggcgtgttatttatttgaaagtGTACACAACCAA AAAGATTCAATAGTATATGCATTGTACAGCAGTAATTGGACCGAAATGGACATGAAGtgtaaaaaattgatattattaacaatgaAATTGAATAATGCTAATCAGAAAACGTTAAGGTATACGCGAACAAGAGTTGTAAATTTGGAAATGTTTTTTAAA